In Diabrotica undecimpunctata isolate CICGRU chromosome 4, icDiaUnde3, whole genome shotgun sequence, a single genomic region encodes these proteins:
- the LOC140438546 gene encoding DNA replication complex GINS protein PSF1-like, whose amino-acid sequence MFGEKGFALIKELSRNEDNLPPYNTELINAVTRETQQLTDENIADAQISANETGESTLLNTMRIRNAAVKRNTRCLMAYHYNRLRCLRTMRWEFGSILPADIKTNLNADEIEWFTKYSKVLAVYMRSIGENGVNLAVDFKPPKALYIEVQCLMDYGRYELSDGTTLLLKKDTRHYLPRSECEELIRQGVFQHVV is encoded by the exons atgTTTGGTGAAAAAGGATTTGCTTTAATAAAAGAGTTATCTAGAAATGAAGACAATTTACCGCCCTATAAT acTGAGTTGATAAATGCTGTTACTCGGGAAACTCAACAATTAACCGATGAAAATATTGCAGACGC CCAGATTTCAGCAAATGAAACTGGCGAATCAACGCTATTAAACACGATGAGGATCCGCAATGCAGCTGTGAAAAGAAATACTAGGTGCTTAATGGCATATCATTATAATCGTCTCAGATGTCTCCGAACAATGAGATGGGAGTTTGGAAGTATTTTGCCGgctgatataaaaacaaatttaaatgcaGATGAGATAGAATGGTTTACAAAATATTCCAAAGTTTTGGCTGTGTATATGAG GTCTATTGGAGAGAATGGAGTCAACCTAGCAGTAGATTTCAAGCCTCCAAAGGCGTTGTACATCGAGGTTCAGTGTTTAATGGATTACGGAAGGTATGAACTAAGTGATGGAACTACGTTACTTTTAAAGAAAGATACTAGACACTATTTGCCGAGGAGTGAATGTGAGGAACTCATTAGGCAAGGAGTTTTTCAACATGTTGTGtga